CGGTACCCTCATTGGTGCGGCAGGTATTGGCAATACCCGGTATCTCGGCTTGTATAGCAGGCCCCATAACGCCAGGTGTCGAGCTTTCAGTAAATACATAGGTATCGTACTTCTGGTTTTCGCGGGCAAGGTATATCCTGTCTTTTTTTACGTTGTGCGAGTCGAAGTTTACCTCATCCTCCACCCATAAAAAAATAAGGGATGCGCACGCTATCCCTATTGCTAAACCAAAAATATTTAAAAAACTATAAGCCTTATTTTTGGTAAGGCTCCTAAAGGTTATATTGATGAAGTTTTTAAACATGATACTGTTATTTACATAAATCATGATAGTTTAATGCTGCCGTCGGGCCAAATATTGGGGCAATTCTCGAGCAATCCCCTCCACTTTTTAAGGTGGAGAGGGTAGCAGGAGGCACATTTAACTATATTATATTAACTATTTTGTATCAGCGATAGTTGTATTATACCATAATGTTTTCCATTACAGTTTGGCCATCCAATAAACGGATAATACGGTGGCTGTAACGGGCATCATGCTCAGAGTGGGTAACCATTATAATGGTGGTTCCCTGTTCGTTTAAATCGGTAAGCAGTTCCATAACATCGTTACCGTTGCTGCTGTCCAGGTTACCGGTAGGCTCATCCGCAAGTATCAGCTTAGGCTTGTTAACAACCGCGCGGGCAATAGCCACACGTTGTTGCTGACCACCCGATAACTGTTGCGGATAGTGGTTACGACGGTGCATGATCTGCATTTTGTCTAACACCTCTTCTACCCTTTTTACACGCTCGGCCGATGGGACGCCGGTGTATATTAATGGCAATTCAACGTTTTCAAAAACGGTTAACTCATCAATAAGGTTAAAGCTTTGAAACACAAAACCAATATTGTGTTTCCGCAGGTCGGCACGTTTACGCTCGTTAAAATGAGCTACCTCGATACCGTTAAATACATAACTGCCATCATCCGGATCATCTAACATGCCAAGGATGTTAAGCAAGGTTGATTTACCGCAGCCCGATGGGCCCATTATGGCAACAAACTCGCCGGTGTTAACTTCCATCGTTAGCTTGTTTAACGCAATGGTTTCTACCTCTTCGGTGCGGTAAAATTTCTCAAGATTTGTAATTTTAATCATTTGGCCTCCCCAGCCTCTCCTGCTGGTGCAGAAGAAGCCTTTTTGTTTTAATTGTGATTTATATTTTAATAATTTATATTCTCTCTATTTATGGTTTTATAACAGACGCATCTTTTTTAATAAGGTTACAACCGCTATTTTTTTAGTACCAGCTCCTGTATGTCACCATAGTTTTCATAGCTGGATGTGATCACCTTATCGCCAGGTTTTAAACCGCTTATAACTTCGTAATAGTCGGGGTTTTGCCTGCCTATCTGTATATCAACCTTGTAGGCTTTTTTACCATCTTCGCTCACTTTAAATATCCAGTTACCACCTGTTTGCTGATAAAAGCCACCCTTAGGTACTAATACAGCTGTAGTTTCGTCGCTTAGTGCTAAACGTATCTGTAAAGTTTGGCCTTTACGTATACCCTTAGGCACTGCGCCAACAAACTGCATATCTACGTTAAAGCGGCCTGTTTTTTCAACCGAGGTAAATACCTTTTTGATAACCAGTTTGTAAGTTTTATCGGCGAAGGTAAAATCGCCCATTAAGCCGTTATATATACGCGACAGATAGTGCTCTTCAATATCAACCCTAACCTTAAAGCCGTTTTGTGCATCTAACTGGCCCAGGTGCTCGCCTTTGTTTTTGCTTTGGCCAATTTCTGCATCCATTGATGTAAGCTGCCCGTCAATAGGTGCCCTTACAATAAGGTCGCCTACTTTTTTCTTCATCAGCTCAAGCGTTCCCTTCATGTTGGCATACGACTCGGTAGATTGTTTTAGCTGAGCACTTGTAGATACGGTATCTTGCTTTAATATTTGCGAAGCAAGCCTTTTACGCCTTACCTGGTAGTTGTACAAGTTTTCGGCAGATTGATACTCCTGTAATCCTATCGCTTTTTGGTCGTATAACTTCTTATCCAGTTTATAAACCCTTTCAGCTTCTTTCAAGGCGTTATCCACATCGGCCATCGAATTTAATTTACTGATGGTGTTTTGCTGTGCCTGGTCGCGCGATATTTGCATTTGTGTTAACACGTTGAACACTGCGGTTTGCTGATTAGCTAAACTCAGCTCCAGATCGGTATTTGATAACCTTAAAATCGGGTCGCCTTTTTTAAGCATTGCACCATCCTCTACATATTTCTCTTCAACCCGTCCGCCTTCAATAGCGTCAAGGAAGATGGTTGTAAGTGGCATCACCACACCATTAACAGGTATAAACTCCTGAAAAGGGCCTTTTTTAATATCGCTAACTGTAATACGCTCAGTATCTACATTTAATTTGCTTTTGCCCGAGTTTAAAAACACGGCGCCGGTAACTAAAATTACCAAGCCTGTAATTCCGGCTATGGTCATTAGCCGTTTGGTACTCCATTTCTTTTTTTGTATAACTCTATCCACGGTATATTTAATAATTTGTACTTAGATACAAAAACACATGCCACAAATTAAATTGCTGTATTACAACACTTTAAAGCATAAACCTCATATTGCACCGTACGCTTCTGTTACAGCATGTGTTCGGTAATGATACAGTGTAAAAAGCCCTTGAAAAGTTACCAGGCGCTAATCATGGTTGATTTACAGTTTAATAGCTGTATTCGTATAAATGGTATGATATTTAACATCCAATTATTAATTTGCAGGAGTAATTTACAATATTGTATATATACACGCCACAAAGAACTAATCACAATATAATGATACTTAAAAAAGCAACCGTTTTAATTGTAGATGACGACCCCGATGTACTTACGGCTGTTAAGTTATTGCTAAAAACAGAAACACAGGAAATAATTACCGAGAAGAACCCGGAAAACCTG
This portion of the Inquilinus sp. KBS0705 genome encodes:
- a CDS encoding ABC transporter ATP-binding protein; its protein translation is MIKITNLEKFYRTEEVETIALNKLTMEVNTGEFVAIMGPSGCGKSTLLNILGMLDDPDDGSYVFNGIEVAHFNERKRADLRKHNIGFVFQSFNLIDELTVFENVELPLIYTGVPSAERVKRVEEVLDKMQIMHRRNHYPQQLSGGQQQRVAIARAVVNKPKLILADEPTGNLDSSNGNDVMELLTDLNEQGTTIIMVTHSEHDARYSHRIIRLLDGQTVMENIMV
- a CDS encoding efflux RND transporter periplasmic adaptor subunit, which produces MDRVIQKKKWSTKRLMTIAGITGLVILVTGAVFLNSGKSKLNVDTERITVSDIKKGPFQEFIPVNGVVMPLTTIFLDAIEGGRVEEKYVEDGAMLKKGDPILRLSNTDLELSLANQQTAVFNVLTQMQISRDQAQQNTISKLNSMADVDNALKEAERVYKLDKKLYDQKAIGLQEYQSAENLYNYQVRRKRLASQILKQDTVSTSAQLKQSTESYANMKGTLELMKKKVGDLIVRAPIDGQLTSMDAEIGQSKNKGEHLGQLDAQNGFKVRVDIEEHYLSRIYNGLMGDFTFADKTYKLVIKKVFTSVEKTGRFNVDMQFVGAVPKGIRKGQTLQIRLALSDETTAVLVPKGGFYQQTGGNWIFKVSEDGKKAYKVDIQIGRQNPDYYEVISGLKPGDKVITSSYENYGDIQELVLKK